The DNA window tgataagtgaataatttatcacttattttttaaagtaaatTTTGTTTAGAATATTCAGTGTCATTTAATGAAATCAGATGTTCTAaattttggttatcaaacgcaACTGAATACGTTAAGATTTGAATCTATTAAACTTAAGTGTTAAGTTAGATTATCAAATAGGACATAAATAAATCATTCCATTTCTCTCCAACTTTAGGACTTTTGAATGGAATTAATATGTCTGGAAAATAACCATTCATTTCctcaagcaaaaaaaaaaggaaagtaaaATTAAGGGTAGAATTTTCGAGAGGAATAAAGGCCGGGTTGAGGAGCATGCCTATACTGTGTGGGACAAAGGTTCAATTGTAGGTCTGGGATTCTGTGCCACTTTGCCACAATCACAAGTCGATCTAGAATAATATTTTACAGaaaaataattagtaaaaaaaaaaaagaaaagaagatagAGACACATttattctcttttgttttttgagtTCGAGTGGCACTTAATTAATTAGGTGGGACCTCGGAGTATATTATTGTTATTGGCATGTAGGGACAGGTGTACGGTTGTTAGGCTTAAAACTTGTCATAGTTATGATGCGATGCAAAAAAGGGTCATTTTGGAGAATTGGGCTTCGCCAGTTGGACTCAGAGATGTCCTGATGTTCGACATCACGTGCCTATAAAAAAATTCGGGCTGACACACACAAGAGTCAGAGCGATCCAACCAAGTCCAAAGTTCAGCAGGGCCCAAATTTTGGGGGAAGAGGAAAAGACGAAGAATGggggaaaaaaaatacaaaaaacttttaaaattctCTTCCACCGCTACGGGAACTGAGGTAGAAGCAACAATACAAGAAGACTGAAGATCACGTTCACCAGCAAGAattgattaaggaatggggACTCGCGAAGTCTACGAAGAGAAGCTGAGAACAGGGAATATGTACGAATACGATCCTACCATGAAACCTGGCCTTGGCTCTCCCCGTTGCCCTCGTTGTCTTTGTCTCTTAGAACCTTCAATGGTAGGAATCTgtttttattcttgtttgcaTATCAGATGTTCGATGATATGTCCGTCAGATATTGGgctaaaaattttcaaactttttttggGAATACAGGACAAGGGAGAGTGGACCATCACTCCGGTTCTCCGCGACGCCACTGCTGTGGTTAGTAtattgaaccatttgatgtTCTTTCGTTGTGTTTTGAGATAGAAGTTAATCTCTAAATGGTACttattgtcttttattttaaatatttttttagttGGTGGAGTAAATATGGTGGTCTTTTGATATGGGTTTGCTAAACTGACATTGGATCATTGATTTTGAGGTTTACCAATTTCAGAAGATAATAAAAGATTGGATTTTGGGTTTTGTTCTTATAATCATTGTTGTGGAAATGCTAAAGGTCATGCTACGTAGGTTCTGTACCCTTATGGATGGAATAGTTAATTTGGCTGTATACTTTGCTATGTAAACCAAGTTTACAAAGTGTTCCAAGTTCCATTTTATCAACAGTTTTTCGGTCGTTTGGCTAAAGTCATGCTGTTAAGGTTCTACATTCGTTTAATAGAGTAGTTAACCATGAAGCGTACTTTACTATGTAAATCAAGTCTTAGTCATTCCTGGTTTCATCCATCCACTGTTTTCGAGACATTTGGCTTTCAAGAGTATCTCGTGTCCTTCTTTCTTCCACAAACCTTTAGAGACAAAAATGTTGTTATCCTTGTTGATTGGTGGTAATTTTTTGCTTTGAGGTTAATAGTAGGTTATCTAGCTCCTACAATgtttttctcccttcttctttttgTATGATAAAAAGAAAATCTCCTGCTTGTTTGGTTGTTTATCTTTTAGATCTTCTGATAAATAGGCTGGCTCAGGAATTGGTGGACTTCTCAGTGCAATTCATGGTTTTAACACAGGTACAAAGTCATCCGGTTTCTGCTTGCATTTTGTAGTATTGAACTTGCCTgaactcttttttctttgaatGTAAATTTATTTCAGGGATTCCGTATGTCCAAAAACATGTGAAGGGGCCAAAGTGGCTTCCATTTGTTATCGGGGTACGACTGTATCATCCTTGCCTTCTGGAACTTTTTTAGGCCTTCTAGCACTTCTGTTCATGGGAGCATACTTGTCTAGTGTTCTACTTGGATAGCTCATTTAATTTGCTTTGGTTTTGTTTGCTTTCAGCTTCCTCCATTTCTGATCTATTCCGCAGCTAGTGCTGCATTTGGAGGTATGTGTTGTCCTTAATCAGATTTTTCATCTTTATCTGGTGgtgagttttccattttttggcATGTTTGTAATTTGCTAATAGATGTTCAGTTTGACTTTGAGAATGGCCTCCCCAAGTTAGTAACTTGGATTATGGTTATCATATTTGCCTTTGAGAGCATTAAGTTTGATATAGTGATCCCACTTGGTCTTTGAGAAATTCATAGTTGCAAGAATTGAGACTTTTTCCATCATTTCATGTTAAAATCTCTAGGAATCTGGGAATCTAAGGAATCCGTTCGGTCAATATTAGGATTTtgaaattaattgcaatctttTACTTGTGCATTGACTTTTGTTAAATGTTTCCATTGTTGGACAGTCAGCTGTGGAGAGGTTCTTTAATGAATTATATTTGCAGTCTTAGGTTACGCACAGGCATCATGGTTTTTATCAAAGTTTATTCAAGTCCACATAGTTTCTTCTGAATCTTTTGGATTTGCTCCCAATTTATCTGACCACTGCGATGGCTGGTTATTCATTCTGCATAAGAGAATGCTGCTTTCTTAGCGTTGGAAATTCTTCTGGGACTCATTTTAATTACTGCAGTTTAAGGGGCCCATGTCGATCTAGTgcactattttttttcttagtgGTGTTAGAATAGCCAGACTAGGTGACATGCTTAGCTCTATAACTGCATTGATGCTATGATTTTGGGGCTATTCCTATTAGGGATCAGAATGGTTAATTTCCTGAGATGTAAAAGAAATCATTTGTGGTCATTGTACAGAGTACAAAACAGAAGATGATGATGTTGGAGAATTTGAAGAATTTCATTGTAGAGCATCCTTTTCTGGTTCTTCTATTGGATTTGATCTTAAATTTACAACTGTAAGAGGGAACAAATGAACAAGGATTTTTCCACTGTTTCAAACATAGAATTGTGGCTGGACAAGTTATAGGGATGATGGGTCCTAAATAGATAATAATTGGGAAAAAAAGGACTTGGCACAAGATTAAAGAGGCCACTAAGAGATTGAAGTTTCTGTGCTGTTCTGGGGTTGGAATCGAGCTTAGTCGCAATGATGCACCTCAAGGTCATCCACTATTGAGCTTTTAAGCTCATTGAATCTGGAAGGATGAGTAACAATACTGACCTGTTGGCCAATATGATACATGTAATTAACTGCATAGGATTTTCAGCTTCAGTAACTTATCCCAATAGTAGTGTTCAAGACAAAATGAGTACATCTAGAAAGTGAGATGTATTGAATAGGCTTGAGAGCTAGGTTACCTCAATGAAATTTTCAAGCTTTTAGTACGAGTTGTAGTTTTTGACCTCAAGGATCTTTAAGCTACTTTGAAGCCTTGATTTAATATCTGCAATTTAATCAGTTGAAACTGATGGTATTTATGCTGCATATTCTTTACCtgcttgagggaatttttagtGATATAAATAACGAATCTTCTAtctcagattttttttttcccacttgCCAACTCTATGAATTGAATTGATAAGACTCAGTATCCCAACAGGTTATGCATTTCCAAGATTTACTCAGCTCAGTGTGACATCGTATTATGCTGCTTCAAGTGCATCAAGTTACTGCATTTCATTGCTCACCAGACGGATTGAAGACAACCGCACTTCTTCCTCCCCCTCCCAACATGGAAGACTGGGATGATTCATCTCACTATTTGACTTGGATGATTGCACAGAACTTAAAATGAAAACTAGTATACACGTTTGTGTGTGTGAGTGTTGCCGGATGGATGTATATTAGTATGGCAAGAATTGAAATATGacgtttttttttaaaaaaaaaaaaactaatttcaaCTGTTGGTTTATTCTAATTAAATCTGGGTCTGCTCTGAGATACtagaatttgataaaaaaaaaaaaaggcgcaTATCTTATCTCGTAAGTATATAATCTAATCTGAGTCTTAGTAGTATTTTGAATTCTGGAACCATGCGGCAGCTGGTCCCGCTGGTGGTTGCTCCAATAATTAGTTAAATTGCAGCAGTGCTTCTACAGCTTGTGTGGTCCTTCCTTCGTCACTCTCGAGAGTAAAAACATAATTAAATAGATGAAAGGgtaaaaagcaaagaaaaataaaatgcgcTCGCTTaaaggtgaaaagtgaaaaagaaaTCACATTGTCGTTTAAGAACCCAGAGCTGGGTGCTTTCGCTACTAAATTTTGTCGCCCATGTCGTTTTTGTTGGTTTGCCATTTGTGAAAGTAATAGCATATTTTGGAGTAAAGCTTTTGTTTCCGCTGATATTTGTTTTCGCTGATATTTGTTTATGTATGGACATTAGGATACCAGTCGACATCAAACGaaaactttttccttttttttattttaaattactattaaaaaaaaaaaaaaaaactggtaTGGTCGGTAAGGAAGTTACTAGGGAGTAGATTTTTCCCTAAAATGTGTCATTTGTACGCTCCAGTCCTTGTTTCCATTATCACTGCATGAGTGACCAAAGTAGTACGATATGTGGTtctaaatttaattttgattggGCAGAATCTGTGTGTTTTACTACTGTCCTGGACTTGTACATTTTGGAAATGGTGTATCTTGTTCTTCAACAGTGATTGAAAGGTCAAAATGAGCAATaataatatgtttttttttttatagtgaGTGTTTTCTGCTAGTTATCCTGAACCACTGGGTGAGTATTTACTCAGCTCTGTCGACTGTCGTCTCATCATATGCGGTATGCCCACCAAccaaaggggggggggggggggtgatGGTGTTAAAAATCAAGTGGGTGGAAATGCATTTAAAGGGTTCACGGTACTGCTGCAAGCCGATGCTTAATTTTAAGTAGATACAGGTTTAAACAGTTGCCACATAGATTAGAATATACAAATGTTATTGTTgcgatcaaaaaaaaaaagcaatcaGCTGCAGAAGCAGAAGCTCTTAGTTGTAGCTGCTAGCTCCTCTGTTGATGTTTTCCTGATTTCCCAGCATTATTAGGATTCATTCAACTGCATATTCTTTTGACTCATTGCATGTGCCATGGTGATTCATTCAACTGCAGATTGTTGAACAAGTTCTGTGTTAAATTTAAAAAGTTTGTGCAGTCTCTGATCATGCTTCAAACCTTAGAAAAGAAAGATTATCTTGGTGACTGCTGTACCTTAATCTCATGTTAATTTCCGGTGCTCTTCTTGGAGGGGTTTAAGAGGGTAAAACCTGTGAATTTCTTGAACCAAGAAATCTGAAGTAGGCTTTAAACGGTTCTTTAAGGTCTTGGAATATCCCTCATTGAGGAGCAGATGGTGGCATGTATCTTCCTCTGATTTCAGTTTTTAATGATTAACCAAGGCATTCAAACCAAAACTAACCTGCGGAGATGACCACCACATTGGCAGAAATCTTCTGGGCGCCAATTTATGGACTTTTCCAGCGCCAGCTTGTTTGTCCACCCGCCATCATCACAACTCATTCATATATGCAGAGTTAAAGTCACTGTCATGGCCAACCCAAATTGGCTCGACTGATAGTAGTTGCTGTCATTTCCTCGACAAAGGTCTTGTCTTCTGTTCGAGAACTCCCATTGTCAATGTATGACCGATGATTCAAAAAAAATCCTGTAAGTGACTCGTGATCTCCACATTATGCTCTTGGCCGATCGAAGATGGTAAGGTCTAGCGTCGAATCCATCTAAACTTTTTtaatatccaaaaaaaaaaaaaaactggagtTAATGTCACGGTGGCTGCACCTGCTGCGCACTTTAGCATGGGATACTGTTGAAACTGTCAACCTCGTTCCAACCTTTATCGGGTTGTGGGCCGATGTTTCTTAAATTCCACTGGGCGCTCCAAAGCTGGGAGACGTGGTCCTGATCGTAATTCGTGTACTCTTCGTGTGTCTTTATTGCGTCCTTTGTGCTATTATAACTCACGTCCAAGAATCAGTTGTCCCCACCCCACTTCTATAATTCATTTATTCGCGGGCCCCTATATAGTTGGGGGCCGTTATCACTGGCGCTGTAAATTGGCCCAGGACAGTTTATCCTTCCTCTGCAAATGATCCTCCCAATATTTTTGGTCATCtggcctcttttttttttttaatttgttttatcCTCATTAAAAATCCTCTTATATtgggtgatttttttttttttttttgtgtggttATTGTAGCCAACCAACCCTCGtatttttggccattttaaagTGTAACTGTGACAATTATTgatttcatatatttttttccccCGCGTTCCTTATATCTCCTTAGAGCAAACTCTGGACCTTATGCTTTTTTTAAGCACCTTTCTGATAAGCTACTTCCCCAACGAGAGGATGTAAGCAAAAGTTTTTGGCTTGATTGTAACATAGGCTTCCATATCTTTAAGCACGTTTGTGAATAGACCATCTTGCAAATGGGAAGATCGTAAAATTTTGTGACCATATTTTTCAGGCACGTGTGTTACGAATCCACTGTACAGATGggaggatatatatatatatatatatatatatcttgatgTGGTGGCTTTCATCTTTCAGGATCATTTTTTACTTTCATCACACGAAAATTTCATTCCCTAAACATGATATTGACTAGCAAGAAATGGCTATGACAGTTGCCCGACAATATTACAGAGGCAAACATCGATTTCTGAGATGATGATTTTGATTGTATAGAGTCGTTACGTATAGACAGATGCATGGCTCATGGCCGCCTGATATTGTCATAGAAGCAATTTTACTGTTGCAGTACAATCTGATTAAATGACGAATTTACCATCATACATTTACTCTTTTGATTGAGTATTAATGTAAAATTCGTAGACGAGGATCCGTTGGATAGTAAAGTGGAaggaattttaatttttaaaaggGAGGTTCTGAATTGTAGGTTTAAGACTTCTCACTTCTACAGCCTAATATCTGTTGTGACACAGTATTTTTACAGCCTAAATGTGTCTAGTGAGTATTTAACCGTGCCAGGACTTGTTCATATTTTCACTTATAACTCAACATCGTGGATAAAATTTTACTGCACATTGTGGAGGTGCTCCTCACATGGATGCGATCAAAGATTATAAAGGGTGTGTTCCCAATGGCGTGGAGTCATTGTACAAtgcattgatttttttttttctgtggaCCACTCACTATAGACAGAAGTACTGAGTCCTCGTAAAGTACATTTCAATTTGCTGTCCTGAAACTCAACAACCGCTGGTTCCATCCTTATAATTTCCCTTTTGATGCATCAAATCGGCCTCTAGTAATCATTAGACCTTACTTGTTCCGATATTTTTCCCTAATATAGGAGCATTTCTAGTCCttttaggttgcattggaaCGTAGAAGGATACAAGTCCCTCTTCAAATGAAAACTGTCTCATTCAAAAGTACCTTAAAAAGTTTTGGATTGAAAGATTTCTGGTGATACTTCTCAAGTTCATTGAACAAGTTCATTGAATTTTAATCTTTCTTGTCATTGGCTACATGGCTATCTATTTGGCTCCATGGGATGGAAACATGATAAGATGCGAGTACAAGCTGCAATCATTCACAAATGCCATGTTAGTTGATAATAGTTTGTAAGAAATGTTTGAAAAGACAATCTTAATCTTTCCTTTTAGGTTAAACAAGACAAACCTATTCACGCCAAAAGAAAGAcagcaaaatatatatatatatatatatttccccTTGTGATTTGAAGTGTACATCATATCATGTGAGCTTGTAATTTTCCACCATTCATCTTTATGTTGAGATTACAAACGTGTTGGTACTTTGACAATTAACTTAATTCAAATGTCGGTTAGGATattagaccaaggcattgtagtGGCTAATTGatgatctctctctctctctctctctctcgctctctctcttttcttgcaaaattatcattttaaaGCATCACCATTAATATTTGCTTATCAAACCAACAAATGCACTACAAGAAAGTTAATGGGCGTTTTGTAACACTAACAAACTCAATGTCGGAGGACAAATTTATGTATGATACTCTCAGAAAATTTCCTCATCCTCGTATCCTATGCTTTAACTGATCAAATTAACCATGGTAAGGTAAGGTTCTTAGTTtgaagtttattttgtttaaaaaggTTTTTACTGAAGCAATACCATATTACACATCTACAATTTAAGCTTACAAAGCCTATAACTTGGATTTCAAAACTTCAGATGATACCATTGTTTGTTTTCAATATTCGCATATGTTGCAGCAGTAAGTACTTGACTGCTGTTTCAGTTCTTGTCTAAAGACTAGTTACTTCAATTGTCTGTCCTCACATTGTGACACAAAATAACCCGGAGCAACATTTCGGTCCAGAAGTAAACAGTCCATTTAAACAGTGAATAAGAATATTACCATTGCTGGATGAACTATAAAAGAGTAAACTCTTAAAAGTAGAAGTTGCAGATCATTAAATCTACTACAATGATAGGTCTGAGACAGTTAAATAAACACTGAGTGCATAATCTAAGGTTGAAGTGCACTATTATAACTTTTCCTATGATGAAAGCTGCATAATACCATGTCAACTTTTTGATGCCTTGACACTcgtcaaattttttttgttgacaAGGGTACCTGTAGCCACTATCCGAGAGTATGCACTGGATCAAATTTTATTAAAACGTGGAGATGAAAGGTAATCGACAtcccaagaaaagagagaatgAAAATATTAGCTGAAATTCCAGCTGGTTGTAGACGAGTAGAAGACTTGACTCTGTACTTAAATGGTGGAAATTAGAACAAAGATTTTCCACTTACTTTGTGGTGGATTTTGTGTGTGCTTCCTTGTGTGTCTAGACTACAttcaaattaattaattaattcccAGAAAGCTTTCTGAAAAAACTTTTGGATGTTGAACATTTCCATGGTTTAGCTTGCATGATTCCGCATGAACAAAACAGCAAGACTCCAATCAAGaatattgtggattcttgtttGATCAGTAACTCGGGCTCAATGGTTATAACGGAGCGCTTTAATTAGGGGTATTTTGCTTAGGATGGTTGCATTTATATCACGTTGGTTATCTCAATTCTCAACAAGTGGCCTTAAACTTGCCACCTTTTTCCTTACAGGCTCAGAATCCCTGATAAATCCACCTCAAAATCTTTGAGTAGATATGTAGTAGAAGTCTGAAGATCATTTAAAGTTCGAAAGGTACAACGCGTACAAAAATCTCAGGAGCCTCAtctcctctttctctttctttctctctctctctctatctaaCAAGTAGGCGAAAAGTATGAAGAATGTTCATTAAAGATGCTAAAGCTGTTATACCAGAAACTACCATAAAACCACCAGCTTTCTATGTATTTTGTACAGAATGACCAATGAGTTGATAATAGATCAACCTAGGCTTTTCTTAACTTCTGAGTCTACATACATAGCTAGGATCTGGGACATGCAGAAAAACCTCCGCACGTGAATTTACCTCCCCAATATGTGTTTCTTCAAGAAGTATTCTTCAGAGCCAAATGCAAATATTTCAAAACATTCTCCTCATTATCACCAAGAGTTTATGCAATATTGAAGTGTTAATTAATTCGAAGATGCTGGAAACCGGAAAAGAAAGAATTCCGGGCGTGCCGGACTGTGACATTACAGAACGGGGGTTTGATGAACAAGTAATTAGGAGACAATTAGTAAAGGTGAATATATTAGTAAAACTTAATTAAGGGCAAAACCAATTACCAATTTGGCCGCATGTTAAGTACAAGAAATTCGAGAAGTAATTCTTGTGGGAAATATTTCACCATACTGCACTGAAATAAGTGCATGCTGAAATGGTGAAATTATGTCATTTACACATCAGATTGATTACTGGAAGTATAAGAGAAAGAAGGTGGTTTCaagtggaaaaaagaaaaaaagaaaaaaaaagccaaagAAACACTTGTTCTTGGAATTGCCTCATCAAACAACAAAAGTTCCCTATATATGATGGGAAGTAAATCAATCATCTTGAGACTAGTATAGTTAGAGATGCAGGTCCAAACTCACATGATCTTGAATTTTAGGCTTTGAAGTTTCATACCCTAGCCGAGTTTGAGAATTGGAGCTCATCACTTGTGGAGGCTTCAAATCATCATTGGAAAACAAGGGAAGTGGATGATGAACCGAACCGTCTCGACTAAAAGTAGGGGAACTGTGGGCAGCTGCTGGAATTCTCCACAAGGCTAACGGGCTGCCGTTGATAGGTGGCTGATGAGAAAAAGAGCCGTGACCACCAGTACCATAGAATCTTGAGTTACTTGTATAAGAATTGCTGCTTTTCCCCCAAGAATGATAGGCCAAAGCCGGGGTTGGCACCGAACCAAGGCGATGATAATTCATAAGGCCATAAACATGAGTCTCAGCTAGGCCTCCATGCACCATTGCTGACTGAAGATGTGCTCTTTTAGCATGCTGCCTCTCCCTCTTGTGTGCATTTTGATGGCCTCCAAGGGCTTGAGATGTAGGGAAGTTTCTGCAACAATAGTGGCATTCGAATTTTCGAGTGCTATCTCCATTATCACTATCCTTAGTACTCTGCTCATGACGATGAGGATTAGTCGTCAGAGCAGATTCGGAGTCGTCAGCAGTAGTAACAGTACTGTTGGAGTCCCCTCCAAATTCTTTGCCAAAAAGTCGGATGCCCTTTTCTTTAACTGGTGCAGGTCGAATGAAGGGCAGCTGGGAGAAGGATTCAACATTCATGAAGTCATGTGTTTCTCTTTCAGCCTTGTCCATGAGgagaactaaaaaaaaaaaaaaaaaaactgaagaaCCTGGGGAATATTGGAGGAGAATGTAGAAGAGGGAAGTCAGGAAAATGTAGTGGTTTTACATGAATGTGGGTACTGAGGTTAAGAATAGAGACTTGAGGAGGATGTTGTTGTTGTTTCACTTGTTTGTGGTAGTAGTGGGGACCTTTGAAGAAGGGAGTGGTCTGATTCAAGGATATAATTGGAGCTTGG is part of the Coffea eugenioides isolate CCC68of chromosome 6, Ceug_1.0, whole genome shotgun sequence genome and encodes:
- the LOC113775539 gene encoding uncharacterized protein LOC113775539; its protein translation is MGTREVYEEKLRTGNMYEYDPTMKPGLGSPRCPRCLCLLEPSMDKGEWTITPVLRDATAVAGSGIGGLLSAIHGFNTGIPYVQKHVKGPKWLPFVIGLPPFLIYSAASAAFGGYAFPRFTQLSVTSYYAASSASSYCISLLTRRIEDNRTSSSPSQHGRLG
- the LOC113774586 gene encoding zinc finger protein 8, coding for MDKAERETHDFMNVESFSQLPFIRPAPVKEKGIRLFGKEFGGDSNSTVTTADDSESALTTNPHRHEQSTKDSDNGDSTRKFECHYCCRNFPTSQALGGHQNAHKRERQHAKRAHLQSAMVHGGLAETHVYGLMNYHRLGSVPTPALAYHSWGKSSNSYTSNSRFYGTGGHGSFSHQPPINGSPLALWRIPAAAHSSPTFSRDGSVHHPLPLFSNDDLKPPQVMSSNSQTRLGYETSKPKIQDHVSLDLHL